The genomic DNA GAAGCGCCTGGGCCGCGACGCCGCCGAACTCACCGCACTCGCCGACCACCTCACCGCTCATGGCCTGGTCCTGGAGATGCTCGCCGGACCTCTGCCGGGGATGTACGACCCGAGCGGGCCCGGAAGGCTGCTGTTCGCGTTCTTCGCGGCAATGGCGGAGACCGAGCGGGAGAACATCCGGGAGTCGACCCTCGAAGGACTCGACGCAGCGGCCCGCAAGGGCAAATACGGCGGCCGGCCGCCCGTCATCACCGAGGACATGCTGCACACCGTGCTCCGACGCCGGGCGAACGGCGAGTCGGTTGAGCAGATCCAGCCCGACCTGATCATTCCGACCGGCAAGCGCAAGGGCCTGGCCCCCAGCGTCGCGAGCGTCTACCGGGCGCTCGCCGAGCACGAGAAGCAGGAGGTGTACCCCGAGGCCGTCGCCCAGGCGCACGCCGACTTTGCCGACCTCCAGGACGTCGACGACATCCCGCGCCCCCTCCGAGTCCGCATCCGGCGCCCCGGCGACCCGCTCACAGCCGAAGAAGCCGACCTCCGCCAGCGACTCCAGACCCAGCCTCACCCGAACTCGGAGACTGCCACCCAGGAACCATGATCGTTCTCAGCGCCAACCGCTGTACCAATGTTCCCCAAGCCCGGGATCGGTGGAGTCGATAGGCACGGGACAGCCTTCAGGCCGACTCCCTCACCACCAGCTCCGGTTCGAAGATCACGGATGTGGGCGGGCCGTCCGGCCGGGCCAGCCGGTCCAGAAGCAGCCGGGTCATCTCCGCGGCCATCTCCTCCACCGGCTGCCGGACCGTGGTCAGCGGCGGGCGGCACGCGGAGGCGGCGCTGCTGTCGTCGAAGCCGACCACCGCCACATCCTGCGGCACCCGGCGGCCGTGTTCCCGCAGCACATGGCAGGCCCCCATCGCCATCAGGTCGTTGGCGGCGAACACCCCGTCCAGATCAGGGTGTTCGGCGAGCAGCCGGGCCATCGCCGCCTCCCCGCTCCGCTGGGTGAACTGCCCCTCGGCGACCGGGATGTACGGGTGTCCGTGCCGCGCCATGGTGTCCCGGAACCCGGCCAGCCGGTCCTGGCCCGCGGGGACGTCCAGCGGGCCGGTGATCGTGGCGACGCGCCGGCAGCCCCGGGCGAGCAGATGCCCGGCGGCCAGCCGGGCGCCGTCCTGGTGAGCGAGATCGACGAAGCTGATGCGTACGGGCCGGGCGGGGCGCGCGTACAGCACCGCCGCCAGACCGGCGTCGGTGATCAGTCCGGGCAGCGGGTCCTCCGCGTGCGTCGACACGATCAGGGCACCGTCCGCGCTGCCCTGGCGCAGATACGACACCACCTCGTCGCGGTCCCGCGAGGTCTCCGCGCACATCAGAACGGGGTGCATCCCCCGCGGCCGCAGGTAGTTGATGACCCCGGTCACCACCCGGCCGAAGAACGGGTCGGTGAAGACCCGCGTGGTGAACGGGCCCTCGGCCGCGGTCTGCGCCGCCCCCGCTTCGACGCCCGCGCCCGACATCACCAGGGCGACGGCATCGGCGCGCCGGGTGACCAGCGAGCGGGCGGCACGGTTGGGGGCGTAGCCGGTGACGGACACCGCCTGCCGCACGGCCTCCTGGATGGCCGGGTCGACATTGCGGACCCCGTTGATGACCCGTGAGACGGTGGCGCGCGACACGTCGGCCGCCCTCGCCACGTCCTCCAGGGTTGGTGCACCTGCCGACCGCGGGTCATCCGTCATGTGCGCCTTTATAGCATCAGGGGAGAGCGCTCTCCATTTCCCGGCCGCGCCGCCCCGGCCGGCGTGCGCCGGTGCTCCTCAGGGGCGTCGGCCGACCGCCCGCGGCGCGGGCCCGGGGGCGGAATCAGGCCATGGGAACGGCAGGGGCGGCCGAGACGAAACGGTACCTTGTCACCATCCTTCGTATGGGCCTAAGTTGGCCGTTTGCGACGTGTCCTACTGCCTGTGGGGGAGCCAAGTCATGGCCGCGAACGGACGGCACCGCAAGTATCAGCCGAGCCGGATCAACCGTGCCTCGCTCACGGTGACGGTGGGCGGTGCGGGCATCGCGCTCCCGCTCATCGCCGCGGCCCCGGCCGGGGCCGCATCCAGCGATGTCTGGGAGAAGGTCGCCGCGTGCGAGGCGACCGGCGACTGGCACATCAATACCGGCAACGGCTATTACGGCGGACTTCAGTTCACCGGTTCCACCTGGGCGGCGTACGGCGGTACGGCCTTCGCGGCACGCGCCGACCTGGCGACCAGGGACCAGCAGATCGCCGTGGCCGAGAAGGTGCTGGACGGGCAGGGGCCCGGCGCCTGGCCCACATGCTCCGTGCAGGCGGGACTCACCCGCGGCGGCGACGCCCCGGAGGTCACGCCGCAGGCCGCGGGCAGCAGGCCGGTCCAGGCCCCGAAGAAGGCCGCTCCGCCCCGTCAGCCGCGGACCGGCACGGCGTCCGCCTCGCCGACCGCCGTGCCCGGCGAGCACGAGTCGTACACCGTGGCGAGCGGCGACTCGCTCTCCGGGATCGTGGCGACAGAACGCCTCCGGGGCGGCTGGCAGGGGCTCTACGAGGCGAACCGCACGGTGGTCGGTGACAACCCCGACCTCATATTTCCCGGGCAGCGGCTGAACCTCGACGTGGCCCGGACACCGAAGGCCGGAGCGAAGAAGCAGGCGGCCGACGCCACGTCCGGGAGGGAGCGGGCGAAGCCCGCCCCCCAGCCGAAGAAGCAGGACGGGAAGGCGGCGGAGACCGGGCGGGCCGAGAAGCCGCAGGCCACGGAGTCCGCCACGCCGACGCCCGGGCAGGCGGCCCGGCAGGCGGCCCGGCCGGTGGCGCAGGCCCCCGCGAGGCAGGCCGCCGAATCCGGGCCGAAGAAGACCCCCGAGCCCAGACGGACCTCCGAGCCGAAGCGGAAGCCCGAGCCGAAGAAGGAGCATCGCGCCCCCGAACGGGCGGAGAAGCCCTCCGGACTGAGCGCCCCCGTGTCCGCCCGTACCGGAACCCCGTACCGGCAGGCCGGTTCCTGGTCCAGCGGCTATCACACGGGCGTCGACTTCCCGGTCCCCACCGGCACGTCGGTGAAGTCCGTGGCCTCGGGGAAGGTCGTCTCGGCCGGCTGGGCGGGAGCGTACGGCTACCAGGTCGTCATCCGGCACAGCGACGGCAGGTACAGCCAGTACGCCCATCTGTCCGCGCTCCATGTGCGCGAGGGGCAGAAGGTCTCCAGCGGGCAGCGGATCGCCCGCTCGGGCTCCACGGGCAACAGCACCGGCCCGCACCTGCACTTCGAGATCCGCCTCGGCCCCGGCTACGGATCGGACATCGACCCGCTGGCCTACCTCAGGGCGGGCGGCGTCAACGTCTGAACGGCCCCCGCCTCCACGGCCCGCTCCGGCTCAGCCCCGACGGCGGGTGCCGGCTCCGCACGTCGTGCCCGGCCGCGAAGGGCCGCGGGCCGGCGAACACCACACGCCGCGCGCCGCGGCCCGGCGGCACGGTCACGGACAGCGGCAGGGCGTGCGGCGCGGGAAACGGACCCGGCGGCAGGGCCTCGGCGCGCGCGCCGGGGGCAGCCTTCCCGGTTGCCGTGACACC from Streptomyces sp. NBC_00654 includes the following:
- a CDS encoding recombinase family protein, whose translation is MTVPQEASASDADDVERHPCPRCRAEPGSPCRSRSGAVAGTYHTGRFTEVPRLAKLLRVPTPADRGPGRPWRPGTPVPLALAPDTPTADIRIGYARCSTLTQELQSQLDALTKHGIPRDKVFSEKISTRVRVRPQFEAALALARQIKAHAPHCRVIFTVYEMKRLGRDAAELTALADHLTAHGLVLEMLAGPLPGMYDPSGPGRLLFAFFAAMAETERENIRESTLEGLDAAARKGKYGGRPPVITEDMLHTVLRRRANGESVEQIQPDLIIPTGKRKGLAPSVASVYRALAEHEKQEVYPEAVAQAHADFADLQDVDDIPRPLRVRIRRPGDPLTAEEADLRQRLQTQPHPNSETATQEP
- a CDS encoding LacI family DNA-binding transcriptional regulator, producing the protein MTDDPRSAGAPTLEDVARAADVSRATVSRVINGVRNVDPAIQEAVRQAVSVTGYAPNRAARSLVTRRADAVALVMSGAGVEAGAAQTAAEGPFTTRVFTDPFFGRVVTGVINYLRPRGMHPVLMCAETSRDRDEVVSYLRQGSADGALIVSTHAEDPLPGLITDAGLAAVLYARPARPVRISFVDLAHQDGARLAAGHLLARGCRRVATITGPLDVPAGQDRLAGFRDTMARHGHPYIPVAEGQFTQRSGEAAMARLLAEHPDLDGVFAANDLMAMGACHVLREHGRRVPQDVAVVGFDDSSAASACRPPLTTVRQPVEEMAAEMTRLLLDRLARPDGPPTSVIFEPELVVRESA
- a CDS encoding peptidoglycan DD-metalloendopeptidase family protein, coding for MAANGRHRKYQPSRINRASLTVTVGGAGIALPLIAAAPAGAASSDVWEKVAACEATGDWHINTGNGYYGGLQFTGSTWAAYGGTAFAARADLATRDQQIAVAEKVLDGQGPGAWPTCSVQAGLTRGGDAPEVTPQAAGSRPVQAPKKAAPPRQPRTGTASASPTAVPGEHESYTVASGDSLSGIVATERLRGGWQGLYEANRTVVGDNPDLIFPGQRLNLDVARTPKAGAKKQAADATSGRERAKPAPQPKKQDGKAAETGRAEKPQATESATPTPGQAARQAARPVAQAPARQAAESGPKKTPEPRRTSEPKRKPEPKKEHRAPERAEKPSGLSAPVSARTGTPYRQAGSWSSGYHTGVDFPVPTGTSVKSVASGKVVSAGWAGAYGYQVVIRHSDGRYSQYAHLSALHVREGQKVSSGQRIARSGSTGNSTGPHLHFEIRLGPGYGSDIDPLAYLRAGGVNV